From Carya illinoinensis cultivar Pawnee chromosome 5, C.illinoinensisPawnee_v1, whole genome shotgun sequence, one genomic window encodes:
- the LOC122311661 gene encoding uncharacterized protein LOC122311661 isoform X1: MGGCGSKTNRRANTRRKYFPRCGKGRGKICACFPDLPLQGIDDAGICTRDLGVSEFVHLDFEKGSATTRKRSEVSNMTFHLTQLQWSHSQLDANGICQEEAWFDSVSILESDSDDDFSSVHGDCIPTVGNATQLLQYESASCFVDTGCKYEEFYGSYLKIDGGIHNPLEKTQENNLKSCLPGLLPPVIVNDKSQPMSSSPPPQRKQAAVIMYSYKRKSVDGNEKTEYRASEKYLYHPRAGLQIPCSPGEKLTAGCWSAVSPSVFKLRGENYFRDKQKFPAPECSPYVPIGVDLFVCPRKINHIAQHLELPSAKAHEKVPSLLIVNIQLPTYPATMFLGECDGEGMSLVLYFKVSDHFDKDISPRFQDSIKRFIEDEMEKVKGFTKESMVPFRERLKILAGMVNPEDLQLSSTERKLLHAYNDKPVLSRPQHNFFKGTNYLEIDLDIHRFSYISRKGLESFRDRLQYGILDLGLTIQAQKPEELPEQVLCCVRLNKIDFVNRGQIPTIVVLKDD, encoded by the exons ATGGGTGGCTGTGGCTCCAAAACAAATAGAAGAGCTAATACCCGGAGGAAGTACTTTCCCAGATGTGGTAAAGGCCGTGGAAAGATCTGCGCTTGCTTTCCTGATCTACCTTTGCAAGGGATTGACGATGCTGGAATTTGCACAAGAGACTTGGGTGTCAGTGAATTTGTTCATCTAGATTTTGAGAAGGGTTCTGCCACCACCCGCAAGAGATCTGAAGTTTCTAATATGACGTTTCATCTCACCCAGCTCCAATGGAGCCACAGTCAACTTGATGCAAATG GAATATGCCAAGAAGAAGCCTGGTTTGACTCGGTTAGTATTCTAGAATCTGATTCTGATGATGACTTTAGCAGCGTACATGGAG ATTGTATTCCTACGGTAGGTAATGCAACTCAATTGCTGCAGTATGAAAGTGCCTCCTGCTTTGTAGACACTGGGTGTAAATATGAGGAATTTTATGGTAGCTACCTCAAAATAGATGGAGGTATTCATAACCCTTTGGAGAAAACACAAGAAAACAACTTGAAGTCTTGCTTACCTGGTTTGCTTCCTCCAGTCATTGTGAATGACAAGAGTCAACCTATGTCAAGTTCCCCTCCACCTCAAAGAAAGCAAGCTGCAGTTATTATGTATTCTTATAAGAGGAAATCTGTCGATGGCAATGAAAAGACTGAATATC GTGCATCTGAGAAATATTTGTATCATCCCAGAGCCGGACTGCAGATTCCATGTTCACCAGGAGAGAAGCTGACTGCGGGATGCTGGTCTGCTGTTTCACCTTCTGTCTTTAAACTCCGTGGCGAGAATTACTTCAG AGATAAACAGAAGTTCCCTGCTCCAGAGTGCAGCCCATATGTACCAATCGGAGTTGATTTATTTGTCTGCCCTCGAAAGATAAATCATATTGCTCAACACCTTGAATTGCCTTCTGCCAAAGCACACGAGAAAGTGCCTTCATTGCTGATTGTCAATATACAG CTGCCCACTTATCCTGCTACCATGTTCCTTGGTGAGTGCGATGGGGAAGGCATGAGCCTCGTGTTATATTTCAAAGTATCCGATCATTTTGACAAAGATATCTCTCCTCGTTTTCAGGACAGTATCAAG AGATTCATCGAGGATGAGATGGAAAAGGTTAAAGGGTTTACGAAGGAGTCCATGGTTCCTTTCAGGGAAAGGCTAAAAATTTTGGCTGGGATGGTTAATCCAGAGGACCTCCAATTGAGTTCTACCGAAAGGAAGCTTTTGCATGCTTATAATGATAAGCCAGTACTGTCACGCCCTCAACACAATTTCTTCAAG GGAACCAATTACTTAGAAATTGACCTGGATATCCATCGATTCAGCTATATATCCAGGAAAGGATTAGAATCATTCCGAGATCGTTTGCAGTATGGCATACTTGATCTGGGTTTAACAATCCAG GCACAAAAACCAGAAGAACTGCCAGAGCAAGTCCTGTGCTGCGTGCGCTTGAACAAGATTGATTTCGTGAATCGTGGCCAAATACCTACCATTGTAGTTCTGAAAGATGATTGA
- the LOC122311659 gene encoding probable WRKY transcription factor 4, translating to MADNQHPAPPLPPSISSPPPSSSLPSRPTITLPPRSSMETIFNAAGGGLAGLGFSPGPMTLVSSFFSDNDECRSFSQLLAGAMASPAAIPSQLHRQSFPAPDELNSTGRDDDFRFKQNRPPGLAIAQPQFFTVPPGMSPASLLDSPGLFSPGQGSFGMTHQQALAQVTAQAAQAHSHLHVQTDHPSSLSTAPTTSSTQLSTFITNTTAHQQGPSIPDSGVAVNESSDFSHSELRSQPSSFAADKPAEDGYNWRKYGQKQVKGSEFPRSYYKCSHPNCPVKKKVERSLDGQVTEIIYKGQHNHQRPQNNKRAKDTGNPSGNSTIQGNPVLASQVQSGTLNKLKEGIAPCSTSKKDQESSQATPEHLSGTSDSEEVGDAETGVDEKDEDEPDPKRRSTELKVSEPASSHRTVTEPRIIVQTTSEVDLLDDGYRWRKYGQKVVKGNPYPRSYYKCTTPGCNVRKHVERASTDPKAVITTYEGKHNHNVPTAKTSSHNTANSIASQRKPDNVEVKKHAVTSKMGLKNDQQPIARLRLKEEQIT from the exons ATGGCTGATAACCAACACCCGGCGCCGCCACTCCCCCCGTCAATTTCGTCACCACCGCCCTCTTCATCCCTTCCTTCACGCCCTACCATCACTCTCCCACCCCGTTCCTCCATGGAAACGATCTTCAATGCTGCTGGTGGCGGGCTGGCCGGGCTTGGCTTCAGTCCGGGACCCATGACCCTCGTCTCTAGCTTCTTCTCCGACAACGACGAGTGCAGGTCCTTCTCTCAGCTGCTTGCTGGCGCCATGGCTTCCCCCGCGGCTATTCCCTCACAACTCCATCGCCAGAGCTTCCCAGCGCCGGATGAATTAAATTCCACTGGCCGAGATGACGATTTTCGGTTCAAGCAGAATCGGCCTCCGGGTTTGGCGATTGCTCAGCCACAGTTTTTTACGGTTCCGCCGGGGATGAGCCCCGCCAGCTTGCTGGATTCGCCGGGGCTGTTCTCACCGGGTCAG GGGTCCTTTGGAATGACACACCAGCAGGCTCTGGCCCAGGTCACAGCTCAGGCTGCACAAGCCCATTCCCATTTGCATGTCCAAACCGATCATCCATCTTCATTATCAACAGCACCTACTACATCATCAACACAGCTTTCAACCTTTATCACCAATACAACTGCACATCAGCAGGGCCCCTCAATACCAGACTCTGGTGTCGCAGTGAATGAATCGTCTGATTTCTCCCATTCTGAACTGAGATCCCAACCTTCTTCATTTGCTGCTGATAAACCTGCTGAGGATGGCTACAACTGGCGGAAATATGGGCAGAAGCAGGTGAAAGGTAGTGAATTTCCTCGTAGTTACTACAAATGCTCACATCCTAATTGTCCTGTCAAGAAAAAGGTTGAGCGCTCTCTTGATGGCCAAGTAACTGAAATAATTTACAAGGGCCAGCACAACCATCAACGGCCCCAAAACAATAAGCGTGCAAAGGACACTGGAAATCCCAGTGGAAATTCAACTATTCAGGGGAATCCTGTCTTAGCCTCTCAAGTTCAAAGTGGaactttaaacaaattgaaagaagGTATAGCTCCTTGTTCAACGTCAAAGAAGGACCAGGAATCTAGCCAAGCTACACCTGAACACTTATCTGGGACAAGTGACAGCGAGGAAGTGGGTGATGCTGAAACTGGAGTAGATGAAAAGGATGAAGATGAACCCGACCCAAAGAGACG AAGTACAGAGCTCAAGGTTTCAGAGCCAGCTTCTTCACATAGGACTGTTACGGAGCCTAGAATCATTGTGCAGACAACTAGTGAAGTGGATCTTTTAGATGATGGGTATAGATGGCGAAAATATGGACAGAAGGTTGTCAAAGGAAATCCCTATCCAAG GAGCTATTACAAATGCACAACCCCAGGATGTAATGTCCGTAAGCACGTCGAGAGGGCTTCAACAGATCCAAAAGCTGTCATTACAACATATGAGGGCAAACATAATCATAACGTACCAACTGCTAAAACTAGCAGCCATAACACAGCAAACAGCATAGCATCACAGCGAAAACCAGACAATGTGGAAGTCAAGAAGCATGCCGTAACTAGCAAGATGGGTCTGAAGAATGATCAACAGCCGATAGCACGATTACGTTTGAAAGAAGAGCAGATAACATAG
- the LOC122311661 gene encoding uncharacterized protein LOC122311661 isoform X2 — translation MGGCGSKTNRRANTRRKYFPRCGKGRGKICACFPDLPLQGIDDAGICTRDLGVSEFVHLDFEKGSATTRKRSEVSNMTFHLTQLQWSHSQLDANGICQEEAWFDSVSILESDSDDDFSSVHGDCIPTVGNATQLLQYESASCFVDTGCKYEEFYGSYLKIDGGIHNPLEKTQENNLKSCLPGLLPPVIVNDKSQPMSSSPPPQRKQAAVIMYSYKRKSVDGNEKTEYRASEKYLYHPRAGLQIPCSPGEKLTAGCWSAVSPSVFKLRGENYFRDKQKFPAPECSPYVPIGVDLFVCPRKINHIAQHLELPSAKAHEKVPSLLIVNIQLPTYPATMFLGECDGEGMSLVLYFKVSDHFDKDISPRFQDSIKRFIEDEMEKVKGFTKESMVPFRERLKILAGMVNPEDLQLSSTERKLLHAYNDKPVLSRPQHNFFKAQKPEELPEQVLCCVRLNKIDFVNRGQIPTIVVLKDD, via the exons ATGGGTGGCTGTGGCTCCAAAACAAATAGAAGAGCTAATACCCGGAGGAAGTACTTTCCCAGATGTGGTAAAGGCCGTGGAAAGATCTGCGCTTGCTTTCCTGATCTACCTTTGCAAGGGATTGACGATGCTGGAATTTGCACAAGAGACTTGGGTGTCAGTGAATTTGTTCATCTAGATTTTGAGAAGGGTTCTGCCACCACCCGCAAGAGATCTGAAGTTTCTAATATGACGTTTCATCTCACCCAGCTCCAATGGAGCCACAGTCAACTTGATGCAAATG GAATATGCCAAGAAGAAGCCTGGTTTGACTCGGTTAGTATTCTAGAATCTGATTCTGATGATGACTTTAGCAGCGTACATGGAG ATTGTATTCCTACGGTAGGTAATGCAACTCAATTGCTGCAGTATGAAAGTGCCTCCTGCTTTGTAGACACTGGGTGTAAATATGAGGAATTTTATGGTAGCTACCTCAAAATAGATGGAGGTATTCATAACCCTTTGGAGAAAACACAAGAAAACAACTTGAAGTCTTGCTTACCTGGTTTGCTTCCTCCAGTCATTGTGAATGACAAGAGTCAACCTATGTCAAGTTCCCCTCCACCTCAAAGAAAGCAAGCTGCAGTTATTATGTATTCTTATAAGAGGAAATCTGTCGATGGCAATGAAAAGACTGAATATC GTGCATCTGAGAAATATTTGTATCATCCCAGAGCCGGACTGCAGATTCCATGTTCACCAGGAGAGAAGCTGACTGCGGGATGCTGGTCTGCTGTTTCACCTTCTGTCTTTAAACTCCGTGGCGAGAATTACTTCAG AGATAAACAGAAGTTCCCTGCTCCAGAGTGCAGCCCATATGTACCAATCGGAGTTGATTTATTTGTCTGCCCTCGAAAGATAAATCATATTGCTCAACACCTTGAATTGCCTTCTGCCAAAGCACACGAGAAAGTGCCTTCATTGCTGATTGTCAATATACAG CTGCCCACTTATCCTGCTACCATGTTCCTTGGTGAGTGCGATGGGGAAGGCATGAGCCTCGTGTTATATTTCAAAGTATCCGATCATTTTGACAAAGATATCTCTCCTCGTTTTCAGGACAGTATCAAG AGATTCATCGAGGATGAGATGGAAAAGGTTAAAGGGTTTACGAAGGAGTCCATGGTTCCTTTCAGGGAAAGGCTAAAAATTTTGGCTGGGATGGTTAATCCAGAGGACCTCCAATTGAGTTCTACCGAAAGGAAGCTTTTGCATGCTTATAATGATAAGCCAGTACTGTCACGCCCTCAACACAATTTCTTCAAG GCACAAAAACCAGAAGAACTGCCAGAGCAAGTCCTGTGCTGCGTGCGCTTGAACAAGATTGATTTCGTGAATCGTGGCCAAATACCTACCATTGTAGTTCTGAAAGATGATTGA